A single Metarhizium brunneum chromosome 5, complete sequence DNA region contains:
- the ccsE gene encoding Hydrolyase ccsE gives MHKLFPGSGFFDFEAIRILGTTVYGGADVAEVLEAVGEIKPGDPVSWERAWRTQALRAEELADEAHRHGDRDAARRGYLRAANYTRASGYMYVSTSTGNGESLAQDACSVAEKVRTLFRKALPLMDGQVHRLSIPYDEYHLPGYLYLPPVDRKIKGRKTPILVNCGGADSCQEELYFLNPAAGPGMGYAVLTFDGPGQGLMLKQYEVTMRPDWETVVAQVIDYLVKFSSQHPELDLDLDSIAVSGASMGGYFALRAAAEPRVKACISIDPFYDMWDFGTAHVSPIFISAWTKGWIGHGFVDRMIGWLSAVSFQLKCEISITSTLFGLSSPAGILQHIKKYTFASGSEDGTSFLSHVTCPVLVSGAGKSLYMDVDNHTRRCFEALTNVPPQNKEIWVPESDGQGSLQAKMGALALCNQRTYQFLDKAFGIIRDPLL, from the exons ATGCACAAACTCTTCCCTGGCAGCGGCTTCTTCGATTTCGAGGCCATTCGCATCCTCGGTACCACAGTTTATGGCGGGGCTGATGTCGCAGAAGTCCTCGAGGCAGTTGGAGAAATCAAGCCAGGAGACCCCGTGTCCTGGGAAAGGGCCTGGCGAACGCAGGCGTTGCGGGCCGAAGAGCTTGCAGATGAAGCCCACCGCCACGGCGATCGCGATGCAGCCAGACGGGGTTACCTCCGCGCGGCAAACTACACTCGTGCCAGCGGATACATGTATGTGTCTACCTCAACGGGTAATGGAGAGTCTCTTGCCCAGGACGCATGCTCCGTCGCGGAAAAAGTTCGCACATTATTTCGCAAGGCCTTGCCGCTGATGGACGGGCAGGTACATCGCCTATCTATACCGTACGATGAGTATCACTTGCCAGGATACTTATATCTTCCACCCGTCGACCGAAAGATAAAGGGGAGGAAGACGCCGATCCTCGTCAATTGTGGCGGGGCTGATTCCTGTCAGGAAGAACTTTACTTTCTCAATCCTGCCGCAGGGCCCGGAATGGGATATGCCGTCCTGACCTTTGACGGGCCCGGCCAGGGTCTGATGCTCAAGCAGTACGAGGTCACCATGCGGCCGGATTGGGAGACGGTAGTCGCCCAAGTCATCGACTACTTGGTCAAATTCAGTTCTCAACACCCCGAGTTGGATTTAGACTTGGACAGCATCGCTGTTTCAGGTGCATCCATGGGCGGCTACTTCGCCCTTCGGGCAGCGGCAGAGCCCAGGGTCAAGGCATGCATATCCATC GATCCTTTCTACGACATGTGGGATTTTGGAACGGCTCATGTGTCCCCGATTTTCATATCGGCCTGGACAAAGGGCTGGATAGGCCACGGCTTTGTAGACCGGATGATAGGGTGGCTGTCTGCTGTTTCTTTCCAGCTAAAGTGTGAGATATCCATCACCAGTACGTTGTTTGGCTTGTCTTCACCGGCAGGGATCCTCCAGCACATAAAGAAGTATACCTTCGCCAGCGGCAGCGAGGACGGGACGAGCTTTCTCTCCCACGTGACCTGCCCAGTTCTCGTCTCTGGAGCTGGAAAGTCTCTATATATGGACGTAGATAATCACACTAGGCGTTGCTTTGAGGCTTTAACCAATGTGCCTCCACAGAATAAGGAGATATGGGTGCCTGAGAGCGATGGCCAAGGGAGTCTTCAGGCCAAGATGGGGGCTTTGGCCTTGTGCAACCAACGAACATACCAGTTTCTGGACAAGGCATTCGGCATAATTAGAGATCCGTTATTGTAA
- the ccsF gene encoding Diels-Alderase ccsF: MLIRLVPIIGLLATVANTHGWPEPWLSHWHEPNSDVFPGQQIPLAADDNDTRAGCRWEFDGVSDDGMQSFVFGFYRDANYAILGTGNFRLSIEFGFADSTRFYEVYYPQRSVVETCPHGTRGLWIDEKTGHQFSFQVNADLTEAIVTLDSDTLKGKVYIHSRALPLTADGNVWPAENASTAPIPYWHWSQPIPAGTVETDVEIKGNPIKWTGMGGHERFWSAFSWFTCLRKLQAVRAMLGPYVLSYFAFTSEINPEHSHQSVVLFKDGAPVFRSTANTPSDTEDYALVTKTYGGAVTGTLKDKVTGFQLELVSPSNMHHYTFFVEHLNLGFEYILGEGVGGSGFSGRSRGGHVGLGQYDGVALTEALTFPQNSPLFKSNYVD, encoded by the exons ATGTTGATCCGGCTCGTGCCTATAATCGGCCTGCTGGCCACCGTCGCTAATACTCATGGCTGGCCAGAGCCTTGGCTATCTCACTGGCATGAGCCGAATAGCGATGTCTTCCCAGGTCAGCAAATACCTCTGGCGGCTGACGACAATGACACCAGGGCGGGCTGCCGG TGGGAGTTTGACGGAGTCTCTGATGATGGCATGCAGTCCTTCGTCTTTGGCTTTTACCGCGATGCCAATTACGCCATCCTAGGCACCGGGAACTTCCGTCTTTCCATAGAATTTGGCTTTGCAGACAGCACACGCTTCTACGAGGTGTACTATCCCCAGCGATCTGTCGTCGAGACATGCCCACACGGAACCCGCGGTCTGTGGATAGACGAGAAGACTGGCCATCAGTTTTCTTTCCAAGTCAACGCAGACCTGACAGAGGCTATTGTCACATTAGATTCTGACACTCTGAAGGGAAAGGTGTACATTCACTCGCGGGCGTTGCCCCTGACCGCGGATGGGAACGTGTGGCCGGCTGAGAACGCATCTACCGCACCTATTCCCTACTGGCACTGGTCACAGCCCATTCCGGCCGGAACAGTGGAAACCGACGTCGAGATTAAAGGCAATCCCATCAAATGGACCGGTATGGGGGGACATGAGCGGTTCTGGTCCGCGTTTAG TTGGTTTACATGTCTGAGAAAGCTGCAAGCAGTGAGAGCCATGTTGGGTCCCTATGTGCTCAGCTATTTTGCTTTCACTTCCGAGATCAACCCAGAGCACTCGCACCAGTCTGTTGTCCTTTTCAAAGATGGTGCCCCAGTCTTTCGAAGCACGGCCAATACTCCCTCTGATACGGAAGACTATGCTCTTGTCACCAAAACCTATGGTGGAGCTGTTACAGGCACTCTCAAAGACAAAGTCACTGGCTTCCAGCTGGAACTCGTTTCGCCTTCGAATATGCATCACTACACTTTCTTTGTGGAGCATCTCAACCTCGGATTTGAATACATCCTCGGAGAGGGCGTGGGAGGTAGTGGCTTCTCTGGCCGCTCAAGAGGCGGACATGTAGGGCTGGGCCAATATGATGGAGTCGCCCTCACCGAGGCTCTGACTTTTCCTCAGAATTCACCCCTTTTCAAGAGCAATTACGTAGATTAA
- the ccsC_1 gene encoding Trans-enoyl reductase ccsC, whose translation MDLESQEKGVMSSYQQGQSLTYFHALGSLVMANAVSLPIARTAIVEGDDHRLRIEHNAQLLSLRPDEVLVHVMAVAINPCDYKMHERFPYPGAVDGCDFAGVIVTLGSDVTKWSIGDRVCGAVHGSNPLRPESGAFADYIPCESEFTLKIPADMSFEEAAALGGTGLATLGMALFKELALPGTLEEPATKPRTVLVHGGSSSVGTMAMQLVRLTGHIPIATCSPKNFALAKRFGAAEVFDYNSPDCAQNIKAYTKNTLAYVLDPFTDAKSIALCFAAMGRAGGRYACLEMYPDYVLERKSIKVGFIMGPSLLGHRLALSYGYERDEDPEMRAFGVQWYRSVQKMLNQGKLRPHPLRILGNSFEAVLEGVDMLKRKAVSGEKLVVALG comes from the exons ATGGACTTAGAGAGCCAGGAGAAGGGTGTTATGTCCAGCTACCAACAAGGCCAGTCATTAACTTACTTCCACGCACTTGGCAGTCTGGTCATGGCGAATGCGGTTTCTTTGCCGATAGCCCGCACGGCTATTGTCGAGGGCGATGACCACCGCCTTCGCATCGAGCACAATGCTCAGCTCCTCAGTCTCCGACCGGACGAGGTCCTGGTCCATGTGATGGCCGTCGCAATCAACCCATGCGACTACAAAATGCACGAGCGCTTCCCCTACCCTGGGGCGGTGGACGGTTGCGATTTTGCAGGAGTGATCGTCACTCTCGGATCGGACGTGACAAAGTGGAGCATCGGAGACCGAGTCTGCGGGGCCGTCCACGGCTCAAATCCTCTCCGGCCCGAGTCCGGCGCCTTTGCCGATTACATACCGTGCGAATCCGAGTTCACACTCAAGATCCCGGCCGATATGTCGTTCGAAGAGGCTGCCGCGCTGGGGGGGACGGGCCTGGCGACACTGGGCATGGCGCTGTTCAAGGAACTGGCTTTGCCAGGGACCCTGGAGGAGCCGGCGACGAAGCCGCGGACAGTGCTTGTGCACGGGGGAAGCTCTTCGGTGGGAACCATGGCGATGCAGTTGGTGCGACT GACAGGGCACATACCCATAGCTACATGCTCTCCCAAGAACTTTGCCCTTGCTAAAAGGTTTGGCGCGGCGGAGGTTTTTGATTACAATTCCCCAGACTGCGCCCAAAACATCAAAGCCTATACCAAAAACACGCTTGCGTACGTGCTTGATCCTTTTACGGATGCTAAGAGCATCGCCCTCTGTTTTGCGGCTATGGGCCGTGCCGGTGGCCGCTATGCCTGCTTGGAGATGTACCCAGACTACGTCCTCGAGCGCAAATCCATCAAGGTGGGTTTCATCATGGGTCCTTCACTGCTGGGCCACCGACTTGCGCTGAGCTACGGCTACGAGCGGGACGAGGATCCCGAAATGCGAGCGTTTGGAGTGCAGTGGTACCGTAGCGTGCAGAAGATGCTGAACCAGGGGAAGTTGAGACCACATCCACTAAGGATTCTGGGCAACAGCTTTGAAGCAGTGCTGGAAGGAGTTGATATGCTAAAACGAAAGGCTGTTTCTGGCGAGAAGTTGGTTGTGGCCCTTGGTTAA
- the ccsG gene encoding Cytochrome P450 monooxygenase ccsG: protein MLNAAIIPFAILAVSCGVFYSLVCLGGSAPRKRALAHIPELRFEKDNTPDRYRNDTRSLLRIGYEKYLQYGVPFQMYNPIGELGNQVILPMKYLDEVKRAPKSLFSFEVFSEKLFLLNYINAPRQTNAATHAIKFHLNRNLNNVMNGLWTEAEASLKKTIPSPGRQSIPGGDLACNILSPVMSYILVGPSLCRDPEWLDIAVETTFSVFDASLDIRKKYTANWRWLARWQNGTAQRLGTIRKKALELIKPLYDERRQAINENDGRSDSGSEMFHDTIYWLLGQKRADTSLEAYHAEITAEINEALAEFKTSGSEWTLQRVARMRKLDSFMKESIRMNPMAFITGQRYAVKSHTFKDGFNLPAGTMFHFAADAVHHDPNKYPDPDKFDAYRFLRLREKVDPNQFHFAFVSDMNLNFGAGQHTCPGRFLAAVVLKFALILLITRYEIKFSDGSTQKPPNVFVDNTIRCKTTYKASYLRSNFCAWTR from the exons atgCTGAACGCAGCCATTATTCCTTTTGCCATTTTGGCAGTATCATGCGGTGTTTTTTACTCGCTCGTCTGCTTGGGAGGCTCAGCCCCAAGGAAGCGGGCTCTGGCGCACATTCCAGAACTACGGTTTGAGAAGGATAATACGCCAGACCGATATAGAAACGACACTCGATCCCTTTTGAGAATCGGATATGAAAAGTACCTCCAGTATGGCGTTCCGTTCCAGATGTATAACCCGATTGGCGAGTTGGGCAACCAAGTTATTCTTCCCATGAAGTATCTAGACGAAGTCAAGCGCGCCCCCAAGTCGCTGTTCAGTTTCGAGGTGTTTTCAGAAAAGTTGTTTCTCCTGAACTATATCAACGCCCCTCGTCAGACCAACGCTGCCACCCACGCTATCAAATTTCACCTGAATAGGAACTTGA ATAATGTCATGAATGGGCTCTGGACTGAGGCTGAGGCATCGCTCAAGAAGACCATTCCTTCGCCGGGTCGGCAGTCGATTCCCGGGGGCGACCTTGCATGCAACATTCTTTCACCCGTCATGTCGTATATTCTCGTGGGCCCGTCACTTTGCAGGGATCCTGAATGGCTAGATATTGCGGTAGAAACCACCTTTTCTGTCTTTGACGCCTCGTTGGACATTCGAAAGAAATATACGGCAAATTGGAGGTGGCTGGCGCGATGGCAGAATGGCACTGCGCAACGACTTGGGACGATTCGAAAGAAGGCCCTGGAGTTAATTAAGCCGCTATACGACGAAAGACGCCAGGCTATCAATGAGAATGATGGCCGAAGCGACAGCGGATCTGAAATGTTTCACGACACCATATATTGGCTATTGGGCCAAAAACGGGCTGACACCTCCTTGGAGGCA TACCATGCGGAGATTACGGCGGAaatcaacgaggccttggcTGAGTTTAAAACTTCGGGCAGCGAATGGACGCTGCAGCGAGTTGCCAGGATGAGAAAGCTGGATAGCTTCATGAAGGAGAGCATACGGATGAATCCCATGGCCTTCA TCACCGGTCAGCGCTACGCGGTCAAGTCTCACACGTTCAAGGACGGATTCAACTTGCCGGCTGGTACTATGTTCcactttgccgccgacgccgtccatCATGATCCAAACAAATATCCCGATCCAGACAAATTCGACGCATACCGGTTCCTCCGTCTTCGCGAAAAAGTAGACCCAAACCAGTTTCACTTTGCCTTCGTCTCAGACATGAATCTGAATTTTGGCGCTGGTCAGCACACCTGTCCGGGGCGATTTCTCGCGGCCGTGGTCTTGAAGTTCGCCCTCATCCTGCTTATCACTCGATACGAGATTAAGTTTTCGGACGGCAGCACGCAAAAACCGCCAAATGTGTTCGTCGACAATACTATAAGGTGCAAAACTACTTATAAAGCCTCTTATTTGAGGAGTAATTTCTGCGCCTGGACACGGTAG
- the OpS4_4 gene encoding FAD-dependent monooxygenase OpS4 codes for MGSKLIDEQQSDIFDLRFAIVGAGGLASALALAKKGFKDIHIYENASNLGFMGAGIQLAPNLVRILSRLDCWDSVEAKATDVLETSIRDGATDTELAHVRMPDIRKKYGHPHCTGHRASLVGGLYQGCRKMPAIKFHFGCAVTAITSFQPKVEFVVKTREGVEQRIIADTLLAADGVKSITRVALLNQINHASEVEDTGQAAYRVLLPREKMQDDPEMMALLDSNQVTRWIGEKRHWIAYPIQSRTMYNMSSIQPDTNFASEPSMTYMTKGLKDTMLSVFADFCPLIQRMLDLVPDGQVCEWKLRVQKPLPTWVHGSVALVGDACHPTLPHLNQGAAQAVEDAAVLAEVLAKCPGSDLPSLNKSLRVYELIRKERASTLVRWAAESGRILHLGQGKAKEERDRRFANANAGGHHLPDKWASSDVQEYIYSHDCMQEAADQFCRLYQSLS; via the exons ATGGGCTCCAAATTGATCGACGAGCAGCAAAGCGATATCTTTGACCTACGATTTGCTATTGTTGGAGCAG GTGGCCTAGCAAGCGCATTAGCACTCGCAAAGAAGGGATTCAAAGATATACATATCTACGAAAATGCATCCAACTTGGGATTTATGGGCGCTGGTATCCAGCTGGCGCCCAATCTAGTACGCATTCTAAGTAGACTGGACTGTTGGGATTCAGTCGAGGCGAAGGCTACCGATGTGCTCGAGACAAGTATAAGAG ATGGTGCAACGGATACAGAACTCGCCCATGTCCGCATGCCTGACATCCGAAAGAAATATGGACATCCTCATTGCACTGGCCATCGAGCGTCTCTAGTCGGAGGTCTATACCAGGGATGCAGAAAAATGCCCGCCATCAAATTTCACTTTGGTTGTGCTGTCACTGCAATCACCTCTTTCCAGCCAAAAGTCGAATTCGTCGTCAAGACACGGGAAGGCGTGGAACAACGCATTATTGCCGACACCCTGCTTGCAGCGGATGGAGTCAAGTCCATCACCCGCGTTGCTCTGCTCAACCAAATCAACCACGCCTCGGAAGTAGAAGACACCGGCCAGGCAGCGTATCGAGTACTTTTACCACGAGAAAAGATGCAAGACGATCCGGAAATGATGGCACTACTGGATAGTAACCAGGTTACCAGGTGGATCGGTGAGAAAAGGCACTGGATTGCGTATCCTATCCAGTCAAGAACCATGTACAACATGTCGTCAATCCAGCCAGACACCAACTTTGCCTCGGAACCATCCATGACATACATGACAAAGGGATTAAAGGACACAATGCTCAGCGTCTTTGCAGATTTCTGCCCGCTTATACAGCGGATGCTCGATTTGGTTCCTGATGGCCAAGTTTGTGAATGGAAGTTGCGTGTTCAAAAACCTCTACCAACATGGGTCCATGGATCCGTGGCTCTAGTAGGGGATGCATGCCATCCCACTCTGCCACATCTGAATCAAGGAGCCGCGCAAGCTGTTGAGGATGCTGCCGTGTTGGCTGAGGTTTTGGCCAAGTGCCCAGGCAGTGATTTGCCTTCCCTCAACAAGTCGCTACGTGTTTACGAACTGATACGTAAGGAACGGGCCTCTACACTTGTGCGGTGGGCTGCTGAGTCGGGCCGTATTTTGCATTTGGGTCAAGGGAAAGCAAAGGAGGAACGAGACAGGCGGTTTGCTAACGCCAACGCCGGTGGGCATCATCTTCCCGATAAGTGGGCATCTTCTGATGTTCAGGAATACATTTACTCGCATGACTGTATGCAGGAGGCTGCGGATCAATTTTGTCGATTGTATCAGAGTTTGAGCTAG